One region of Salinirubrum litoreum genomic DNA includes:
- a CDS encoding type II toxin-antitoxin system PemK/MazF family toxin: MTDDDSPIFERGDVVYGDDPFKDEEEARPWRILSNHEGRPFYGDQYIAVTLMTKSWMDGLIAIPAESWLRGGTPDDSRIVPWGVQSIDKEDIDFWQGRVERSVVDEAVGGLIEELQ; encoded by the coding sequence GTGACCGACGACGACAGCCCGATCTTCGAACGGGGCGATGTCGTCTACGGTGACGATCCGTTCAAAGACGAGGAGGAGGCTCGACCGTGGCGTATCCTCTCGAACCACGAGGGACGGCCGTTCTACGGTGACCAGTACATTGCGGTGACGTTGATGACAAAATCGTGGATGGACGGACTCATCGCGATTCCTGCAGAGAGCTGGCTCCGTGGCGGGACGCCGGACGACAGCAGGATCGTTCCTTGGGGTGTCCAATCGATTGACAAAGAGGATATCGACTTCTGGCAGGGTCGTGTCGAGCGTAGCGTCGTCGACGAGGCGGTGGGTGGCTTGATCGAAGAACTCCAGTAA
- a CDS encoding MarR family transcriptional regulator, which produces MSIDRDTFENTSEDELADLSITDQVLGFLVANRDRAFKAREIATQTGADEGAVSTALSRLKDRDLVEHKATYWAVTDDTERLEAYGRYERATTLFNEQLGTEDTDSWRKHAPSDQHPSVEDEQ; this is translated from the coding sequence ATGTCGATCGATCGGGATACCTTCGAGAACACGAGCGAGGACGAACTCGCGGATCTTTCGATCACTGATCAGGTCCTCGGATTTCTCGTCGCCAACAGGGATCGGGCGTTCAAGGCCCGCGAAATCGCTACGCAGACTGGCGCCGACGAGGGGGCAGTCAGTACCGCCCTCTCGAGATTGAAGGATCGCGATCTCGTCGAACACAAGGCGACGTACTGGGCTGTAACCGACGACACCGAGCGACTGGAGGCGTACGGTAGGTACGAACGGGCAACCACCCTGTTCAACGAGCAACTCGGCACAGAGGATACAGATTCGTGGCGCAAGCATGCGCCGAGTGACCAGCACCCAAGCGTCGAGGACGAGCAGTGA
- a CDS encoding MarR family transcriptional regulator: MSGGPIDIEEFESADADEFDERTDTERIVLFLDDHDDRAWKAATIAERLGLDTDALSAILSRLKERGLVRHKRPYWAITDDAERLHATYRLHRHYETADEQYGDETLEALKTDEMDDVQ, from the coding sequence ATGTCGGGCGGTCCCATCGATATCGAGGAGTTCGAGAGCGCCGATGCCGACGAGTTCGACGAACGGACTGACACCGAGCGCATCGTGCTGTTTCTCGACGACCACGACGACCGAGCGTGGAAGGCGGCGACGATCGCAGAGCGACTCGGGCTAGATACAGACGCACTCAGTGCGATTCTCTCGCGATTGAAGGAGCGCGGTCTCGTGCGGCACAAGCGCCCGTACTGGGCGATCACTGACGATGCAGAACGGCTCCACGCTACGTATCGGCTCCATCGCCACTACGAGACTGCAGACGAACAGTACGGCGACGAGACGCTCGAAGCACTCAAGACAGACGAGATGGACGACGTACAGTGA
- a CDS encoding glycosyl hydrolase yields the protein MTDDTQPSIDASSTATTRRSWLKGLVASGVLSASGAVTAGAASTDIEQIGAGSIAHIQPEDGGAAPREIYATDDLSAPYPSNDWWTTLLWRPLSDNLWVHPLAARVTDSGLALTYPDEWQVGDAPYSWGPRTDDFAEVTAEPEASTNPIAPDLTVSHPDVSGETPAKVADYGDWSVTYRQTDGDASVEATLTQGSPFVYLETTGGGLDVSFDGDVSVWHERSHVLGVTIGDSHYGLFAPPGASWDGVGSDSVSSALEGAGYASIALLPEASPDVLNAFRRCAYTFVTDTTVTWEYDAERSAVVTDYAFELDAKHGNGDETLTALYPHQAKRTTDDLHDWSYVSPRGEMPALSGSGFTTELPYRGVLPFLPDVADVPNLSEHVDSVESEGTLIRDFQGDGTYWNGKNFERLLQLAPIAEQIGDEAAADRFHDAMRAELETWFSAESDGEVAATDLFWYDDVWGTLNGAPMSFGADTDLNDHHFHYGYWVKAAAELARDDPSWADENAYGGIVDLLVRDYANPDRDDDRFPFLRTFSPYAGHSWASGSGELPAGCNQESSSEAINAYAALILWGELTGDDEIRDTGIYLYTHEVHASLEYWFDIADENLPETWDYDYAAMVWGRGYKYATWFNQDPESIHAINYLPVGGHSMYLGWNSDAAAANWRELLENDGYDGSFNLGWYTDVLWEFRAFSNPGEAREWYDTDYSAGDFGESRAHTAHWIYTLDAVGSPDATVTADTACYSVFRDGTTRTYVAYNAGDAEETVSFSDGTELSVEPGATATTTRTFESLPGLSGAFPTVDGAESGEGDGNNGKSGQGNSGRQNP from the coding sequence ATGACAGACGACACACAGCCCTCCATCGACGCATCGAGTACAGCCACGACCAGACGCAGTTGGCTCAAGGGACTCGTCGCGAGCGGCGTGCTCTCGGCGAGCGGAGCCGTCACGGCAGGCGCGGCGAGTACCGACATCGAACAGATCGGTGCGGGCAGCATCGCACACATTCAACCGGAAGACGGCGGTGCTGCACCCCGAGAGATCTACGCCACGGACGACCTCTCGGCACCGTACCCATCGAACGACTGGTGGACGACGCTCCTGTGGCGGCCGCTCTCGGACAATCTCTGGGTCCACCCACTCGCAGCGCGGGTGACCGACTCGGGACTCGCGCTCACTTATCCCGACGAATGGCAGGTCGGCGACGCGCCCTACTCGTGGGGCCCCCGGACCGACGACTTCGCGGAGGTGACGGCCGAACCCGAGGCCAGTACGAATCCCATCGCGCCGGATCTGACCGTCTCGCACCCGGACGTCTCCGGAGAGACGCCAGCGAAGGTCGCCGACTACGGCGACTGGTCCGTCACGTACCGGCAGACAGACGGCGACGCGAGCGTGGAGGCGACGCTCACGCAGGGTTCGCCGTTCGTCTACCTCGAGACGACTGGCGGTGGTCTCGACGTCTCCTTCGACGGCGACGTCTCCGTCTGGCACGAGCGAAGCCACGTTCTGGGCGTGACGATCGGTGACTCCCACTACGGTCTGTTCGCGCCGCCGGGTGCCTCCTGGGACGGCGTCGGCTCAGACTCCGTCTCCTCGGCTCTCGAGGGTGCAGGCTACGCCTCGATCGCCCTCTTGCCCGAGGCGTCACCGGACGTGCTGAACGCCTTCCGGCGGTGTGCGTACACCTTCGTCACCGACACCACCGTCACGTGGGAGTACGACGCGGAGCGGTCGGCGGTCGTCACCGACTACGCGTTCGAACTCGACGCGAAACACGGCAACGGCGACGAGACGCTGACCGCGCTGTACCCCCACCAGGCGAAGCGAACCACGGACGACCTGCACGACTGGTCGTACGTCTCCCCGCGCGGCGAGATGCCCGCCCTCAGTGGGTCGGGGTTCACGACCGAACTCCCGTACCGTGGCGTCCTGCCGTTCCTTCCGGACGTGGCCGACGTCCCGAACCTCTCGGAACACGTCGACAGTGTCGAGTCCGAAGGGACGCTCATCCGGGACTTCCAGGGCGACGGCACCTACTGGAACGGGAAGAACTTCGAGCGACTCCTCCAACTCGCACCCATCGCCGAACAGATCGGCGACGAGGCGGCCGCAGATCGGTTCCACGACGCGATGCGGGCGGAACTGGAGACGTGGTTCTCCGCCGAGTCTGACGGCGAGGTCGCCGCGACCGACCTGTTCTGGTACGACGACGTGTGGGGGACGCTGAACGGCGCGCCGATGAGTTTCGGTGCCGACACCGACCTCAACGACCACCACTTCCACTACGGCTACTGGGTGAAAGCCGCCGCAGAACTCGCACGCGACGATCCCTCGTGGGCAGACGAGAACGCGTACGGTGGGATCGTCGACCTGCTCGTCCGCGACTACGCGAATCCGGACCGTGACGACGACCGGTTCCCGTTCCTGCGGACCTTCAGCCCCTACGCGGGCCACTCGTGGGCTTCCGGCAGCGGCGAACTCCCGGCCGGCTGTAACCAGGAGTCCTCCTCGGAGGCGATCAACGCCTACGCCGCACTGATCCTCTGGGGCGAACTGACCGGCGACGACGAGATCCGCGACACCGGCATCTACCTCTACACCCACGAGGTCCACGCATCCCTGGAGTACTGGTTCGACATCGCCGACGAGAACCTCCCCGAGACGTGGGACTACGACTACGCCGCGATGGTCTGGGGTCGTGGCTACAAGTACGCGACGTGGTTCAACCAGGACCCCGAGTCGATCCACGCGATCAACTACCTGCCCGTTGGCGGTCACTCGATGTACCTCGGGTGGAACAGCGACGCCGCCGCGGCGAACTGGCGTGAGTTGCTCGAGAACGACGGCTACGACGGGAGCTTCAACCTCGGCTGGTACACGGACGTGCTCTGGGAGTTCCGGGCGTTCTCGAATCCCGGGGAAGCGCGTGAGTGGTACGACACCGACTACAGTGCTGGTGACTTCGGCGAGTCGCGTGCCCACACCGCCCACTGGATTTACACGCTGGATGCCGTCGGATCACCCGATGCGACCGTGACTGCCGATACGGCGTGCTACTCCGTGTTCCGGGACGGGACGACGCGAACGTACGTCGCCTACAACGCTGGTGACGCAGAAGAGACGGTGTCCTTCTCCGACGGGACTGAGCTCTCTGTCGAACCGGGTGCCACGGCGACGACCACTCGGACGTTCGAGTCGTTGCCTGGGCTCTCCGGGGCGTTCCCGACCGTGGACGGTGCGGAGAGTGGCGAAGGCGATGGGAACAACGGGAAGTCCGGTCAGGGTAACTCCGGTCGGCAGAACCCCTGA